A genomic stretch from Echeneis naucrates chromosome 6, fEcheNa1.1, whole genome shotgun sequence includes:
- the LOC115044399 gene encoding cell wall protein DAN4-like isoform X2 — protein sequence MDTLLALWISLSFIISVSSMTTTPLATSSPDVSTRLVSMTPDHTTVAADRETRTTSDRTATYGASTGQTPSVAMEGTISVSANTPEAHINTTAATLRPQSTTTAADNNNNITTATHSVAMSTQNMTTAADNNNMTTMSHLTMTTSSPNRTHSTTNFTITTTTNTANTEHNITSHNSVTPIKTTVTPSTETIATRTETSTAGSPVPISPAAEGVPGWGIALLVLAALVLLLLLLLLVALMVWCCCCRGGSKGFSPYDQLTHRDDIPLYTTHSRFDNGGPKTWKRRQRTEQGSTQ from the exons ATGGACACGCTGCTCGCTCTCTGGATCTCCCTCAGCTTCATCATCTCAG TGTCTTCTATGACAACCACACCGCTGGCGACCAGCAGTCCAGATGTTTCTACACGCCTTGTATCCATGACACCTGACCACACTACTGTAGCTGCCGACAGAGAGACCAGAACCACCAGTGACCGCACGGCCACATATGGAGCCTCCACAGGACAGACACCCAGCGTAGCCATGGAAGGAACCATCTCAGTGTCTGCAAATACACCTGAGGCGCACATCAACACCACAGCAGCAACACTTAGACCCCAGAGCACGACAACAGCcgcagacaacaacaacaacataacgACAGCCACACACAGCGTGGCAATGAGCACGCAGAACATGACGACAgctgcagacaacaacaacatgacaacaaTGTCCCATCTTACCATGACAACCAGCTCTCCAAACAGGACACACTCCACCACAAACTTTACCATTACCACGACGACGAACACTGCAAACACCGAACACAACATCACCTCACACAACAGCGTCACTCCCATCAAAACCACTGTGACACCATCCACTGAAACCATAGCAACAAGGACTGAGACGTCAACAGCTGGGTCACCTGTTCCCATTTCGCCTGCAGCCGAGGGGGTACCAGGCTGGGGGATCGCTCTGCTGGTCCTGGCAGCTCTGGTtcttctgttgttgctgctgctgctggtcgcACTG ATggtgtggtgctgctgctgtaggGGGGGCTCCAAGGGCTTCAGTCCCTACGACCAGCTGACCCACAGAGACGACATCCCTCTATACACCACCCACAGCCGCTTCGACAACGGGGGACC GAAGACCTGGAAAAGACGACAAAGAACCGAACAGGGAAGTACACAGTGA
- the tg gene encoding thyroglobulin: MVWLLCITCILVCCPSLLQGTASEYQLESDTLSRCESLRAVAVAKQQGNIPHCAEDGRFRPVQCSGRGQECWCVDAEGQEVAGTRTNNSAPHCLSPCQLQSDLSCSPSGAFEPVQCESSRGQCWCVDQDGMELYGTRQTRRPQTCPGSCEVRERRLLHSSAPSSPPQCAADGSFLPVQCKFINMTDRTELDLLQALSSFPESFETFGRFRKLFPMVSAYCFCSDSRGRELEDTGVELLLSEVYDSAFSGLRSGRSFSQTNIYRVLQRRMLGVRLALTGHFRCPSPCEEERRAAMAASSVFVPSCGRRGSFSPRQCQRGGLCWCVDWTGRELPGTQQLGDSVVCGPGLADCRSQRRLALSQLFSGPVAHPLSESSPSGSCLSLLRPLGDFLPVEAEPTSFLAHLVEVLQGLFPSVGGALQALARTSPRRLQENLFGGKFLKNTAAFNLSGVVGRRGPLGLEQLTPQNLEKNQHLVQFVSRALEDPAFLSALHLTLREFSSSQSNSLDQVLTPLIRSCSAEEKEDVADIFVPSCTSSGGFQEVQCQGGQCWCVDHQGVEVVGSRTFGPRPRCPSRCEKERRMALKVKANMVAGHEIHVPSCSEDGDFLPLQCVGARCFCVDAEGRRMNPGPTGGAISCPERTTQTLQAAEVIAFRQEVTSIVTFSNSSHLPPGYGFLLAEGVRLTPEELQISQSEESTKISESLLSRTKAALQLAAYSSKSDDDDEDDDGDHRSYQPFTPQCDADGRWLHTQCYQSTGQCWCVDEDGEYIPDSLGSRSLSLPKCLTACQRARTHFLLSGWMKSSDITSGSVYHPQCDEDGRYAVLQTGGAAGWCVNPLTGEVIQAATRSAAGQLTCPSWCELQGLQCSPDGSFIPLQCDVTSCWCVSMDGQEVHGTRMSRRTGETPSCDRPLCHESVITHGALVCRPVAGGHQSCELVCHRGYHNPLPVSSFLCEIERRQWAGEHQPLRGACQTSSVSVVLSALVIVVFLLGGRQFSIRVVQLDDQQGALLLTVRVQCDGDGSLKLTVTWRAALPDLPTLDLPDLHDISLFLNGSRLLEGVQVILDNVRATLTSDPKLLSMTAPNFSCSHGYHLTSDGEGCVVCPAGSFSSEGACLLCPQGTYQDEEGQDFCNRCPKGSSPAGASSVHQCVTECQRRGLRCSDRGDFLPAQSDFLSGKWVCFSSEGAELEWTSSDKALTDDECSVLNRFQAFSGSDLTVGAEDTDILQTMTSDLKTCVQGEEFPWRQHQRSFVRMKMRKAVSGVFRTQVFSSRRTSLSDAHRFCQDGCSLDTCCQGFILSQNSLNGGSLFCGWLSAPPVLMCGDQDWDVIGQGTAKRVCGAGLVYNKQQKNLTLDFGGQKFTMTDSALPADSKDKKDYQASIVSFQAIYLSTDADSTVSPGSPSCAAAAFSPLLDGSVQQRFETLSDDEVLVDPKRELSTLSFLLNKKNFDSQQALLWCLTRCDEELQCSLSDLRDADSAGFFSCSLFPNTRVCGSYDKPLRRSCRPLLDREPNNTYSKRVNLSGPVRSFYQRVPFQKMVSYSVRSRVMVGGGTPLTKGFMECERRCDEDPCCRGIGFVRDTKSAGESDIVCLSLISLGIQTCNEDNTTTWSTQDCRPSAVKTRPHPFGWYQKPVSLDKWHLLSDSAVLVDPSVSTYDVIHVSRDISNDREKTRDWCLHACQEEESCVATSLSEVESATRCILYPDTTVCGLSSALTSSEPTTSCRLVIREPAPQVYLRTGELIEVTTVSIPGHGNLQGVAVETAQGFNRRTVIQFLGVPYARPPIGSLRFKDAQLPDWTGTWDATKLRPSCVQPGDVASSSSEDCLYLNVFVPAARRGRVPVLVFFINPSANQSTELLDGSTLAALGNIIVVTANYRTAALGFLSTGEHGLHGNYGLSDQEAVLHWVNAHISLMGGDNTRLTVGAERRGADITSLHLFSSSSLFQRMILMGGSVFSPSLVQTPDASTRLALDLAKELGCVTSDLAACLRAVPVEKLNAAQTKLLAVSGPFRSWSPVRQPLARSSVHRVDLLLGTSEHDGLISRARRIKDFEALQGRADGKTAFYEALSRSLGGETGNELLKEAATWFYSLDHSPTPAGYNLFSRALANATRDLFIICPALRMASHWANSNANVFLYHQPISSSHDRADVSVPLDVQLVFGTPHLPISSQRFTSSDRRLSLAMMTYVSSFIRTGNPNPSRVWAQSLLPHWKPVQSSEATPTYLQLSPTLVHRQGLSQRSCSFWSQLGPILISLTGESGAEPVQPAVAAPSSQSQIEKDAYS; encoded by the exons ATGGTTTGGTTGCTCTGCATCACCTGCATCCTGGTCTGCTGTCCGTCGCTGCTGCAGGGCACAGCTTCAG AGTACCAGCTGGAGTCGGACACTCTGAGCAGATGTGAGTCACTCAGGGCCGTGGCTGTTGCCAAGCAACAAGGCAACATCCCCCACTGCGCAGAGGATGGAAGGTTCAG aCCAGTGCAGTGTAGTGGGCGGGGTCAGgagtgttggtgtgttgatgcTGAAGGTCAGGAGGTCGCTGGGACTCGAACCAACAACTCTGCTCCTCAct GTCTGTCCCCCTGCCAGCTGCAGTCAGACCTGAGCTGTTCTCCGTCCGGTGCCTTTGAGCCAGTTCAGTGTGAGTCCAGTAGGGGCCAGTGTTGGTGTGTGGACCAGGACGGCATGGAGCTGTATGGAACCCGGCAGACCAGGAGACCTCAGACCT gtCCCGGCAGCTGTGAGGTGAGGGAGAGGCGGCTCCTCCACAGCTCcgccccttcctcccctccccagTGTGCCGCTGATGGCAGCTTCCTCCCCGTTCAGTGTAAATTCATCAACatgacagacaggacagagctCGACTTGCTGCAGGCGCTCAGCAG TTTCCCAGAATCTTTTGAGACCTTTGGCCGTTTCAGGAAGTTGTTCCCGATGGTTTCTGCGTACTGTTTCTGTtctgacagcagaggaagagagctgGAAGACAcag GTGTGGAGCTCCTCCTGTCAGAGGTGTATGACTCTGCGTTCTCTGGTCTTCGGTCCGGTCGGTCCTTCTCTCAGACCAACATCTACAGAGTCCTGCAGAGGAGGATGCTGGGAGTTCGTCTCGCCCTCACTGGACACTTCAGAT GTCCCTCCCCCTGTGAAGAAGAGCGGCGGGCAGCGATGGCGGCATCCAGTGTTTTCGTCCCGTCCTGTGGCAGACGAGGATCCTTTAGCCCCAGACAGTGTCAGAGGGGGGGGCTGTGTTGGTGTGTCGATTGGACAGGGAGAGAGCTTCCTGGGACACAGCAACTCGGAGACTCCGTGGTCTGTG gtccaggtcttgcAGACTGCCGGTCTCAGCGTCGTCTCGCCCTCTCTCAGCTCTTCTCTGGTCCTGTTGCTCATCCTCTCTCCGAGTCGTCCCCTAGTGGCTCTTGTCTCTCCCTTTTGCGGCCTCTTGGGGACTTTCTGCCAGTGGAGGCGGAGCCAACCTCTTTCCTGGCCCACCTGGTTGAGGTCCTCCAGGGTCTTTTCCCCTCTGTGGGCGGGGCTCTGCAGGCCTTGGCTCGCACCTCCCCCCGCCGCCTCCAAGAAAACCTGTTTGGAGGGAAGTTCCTCAAGAATACTGCTGCATTCAACCTCAGTGGGGTGGTGGGACGTCGAGGGCCTCTGGGTCTGGAACAGCTCACCCCCCAGAACCTCGAGAAGAACCAACACCTGGTTCAGTTCGTCAGCAGAGCCCTAGAGGATCCTGccttcctctctgccctccATCTCACACTGAGGGAGTTCAGCAGCTCACAGTCCAACTCTCTGGACCAG GTCCTGACTCCTCTGATCCGGTCCTGCTCTGCCGAGGAAAAGGAAGATGTGGCCGACATATTTGTTCCAAGTTGCACATCCAGCGGTGGTTTCCAGGAGGTTCAGTGTCAGGGTGGGCAGTGCTGGTGCGTTGACCATCAGGGTGTGGAGGTTGTCGGGTCCCGGACCTTCGGTCCTCGACCCCGCTGTCCATCCCGCTGTGAGAAGGAGCGAAGGATGGCGCTGAAGGTGAAAGCAAATATGGTGGCTGGACATGAAATCCACGTCCCCAGTTGCTCGGAGGATGGAGACTTCCTGCCGCTTCAGTGCGTCGGGGCGCGTTGCTTCTGCGTGGACGCTGAGGGCAGAAGGATGAATCCTGGACCAACAGGGGGCGCCATCAGCT GTCCGGAGAGAACGACACAGACACTTCAGGCGG CTGAGGTCATAGcgttcagacaggaagtgacaagcATCGTCACCTTCTCTAACTCCTCCCACCTGCCTCCGGGATATGGCTTCCTATTGGCTGAGGGTGTGCGCCTGACCCCCGAGGAGCTTCagatcagccaatcagaggagagcacAAAGATTTCTGAGAGTCTGCTGAGCCGAACCAAAGCTGCTCTGCAATTGGCTGCTTACTCCAGTAAGTCTGATGACgacgatgaggatgatgatggtgat caTCGTTCTTATCAGCCCTTCACTCCTCAGTGTGACGCTGACGGACGCTGGCTGCACACACAGTGTTACCAGAGcacag gccagtgttggtgtgttgatgaAGATGGAGAGTACATCCCTGATTCTTTGGGAAGCCGCTCACTCAGCCTGCCAAAGT GTCTGACTGCTTGTCAAAGAGCTCGGACTCATTTTCTGCTGTCTGGTTGGATGAAAAGCTCTGACATCACCAGCGGCTCAGTGTATCATCCACAGTGTGATGAG gaTGGTCGTTATGCTGTGCTGCAGACAGGAGGCGCTGCAGGCTGGTGTGTGAACCCTCTGACCGGAGAGGTGATACAAGCAGCAACCCGGAGCGCCGCTGGACAGCTGACAT GTCCCAGCTGGTGTGAGCTGCAGGGTCTTCAGTGTAGCCCTGATGGCTCCTTCATCCCACTGCagtgtgatgtcacttcctgctgGTGTGTCTCTATGGATGGACAGGAAGTGCATGGAACCAGGATGTCTCGACGGACAGGAGAAACGCCATCGTGTGATC GTCCCCTGTGTCACGAATCTGTCATTACCCATGGTGCACTGGTCTGCCGACCGGTCGCCGGTGGTCATCAGAGCTGTGAGCTTGTCTGTCACCGTGGTTACCACAacccacttcctgtcagcagcttcctgtgtgAGATCGAGCGTCGGCAATGGGCGGGAGAACACCAACCTCTGAGAGGAGCCTGTCAGA CCTCTTCAGTCAGTGTCGTCCTCTCAGCTCTGGTCATTGTCGTCTTCCTGCTCGGAGGTCGACAGTTTTCAATCCGTGTTGTTCAGCTCgatgaccagcagggggctctGCTCCTTACAG TGCGTGTGCAGTGTGACGGTGACGGGTCCCTGAAGTTAACAGTCACGTGGCGAGCTGCCCTGCCTGACCTGCCGACCTTGGACCTCCCTGACCTCCATGACATCA GTCTGTTCCTCAATGGCTCCAGACTTCTGGAGGGAGTTCAGGTTATTCTGGATAATGTCCGGGCCACACTCACATCGGATCCCAAACTGCTCTCCATGACAGCACCAAACTTCAGCTGTTCCCATGGTTACCACCTGACCAGTGATGGTGAAGGCTGTG tggTTTGTCCTGCTGGGAGTTTCTCCAGTGAAGGGGCGTGTCTTCTGTGTCCTCAGGGAACCTATCAGGATGAAGAAGGGCAAGACTTCTGCAACAGGTGTCCTAAAGGTTCATCCCCTGCTGGAGCATCATCTGTCCATCAGT gtgtgaCGGAGTGTCAGAGGCGGGGTCTGCGGTGCTCAGACCGGGGTGACTTCCTGCCAGCgcagtctgacttcctgtctggcAAGTGGGTGTGTTTCAGTAGCGAGGGGGCGGAGCTTGAGTGGACCAGCAGTGACAAAGCTTTGACTGATGATGAGTGCTCAG ttcTCAACAGGTTTCAGGCTTTTTCTGGATCAGACCTGACTGTTGGAGCCGAAGACACTGACATCCTGCAGacgatgacctctgacctcaaaACATGTGTTCAAG GGGAAGAGTTTCCATGGCGGCAGCACCAAAGGAGCTTtgtgaggatgaagatgaggaaggcTGTCTCAGGTGTGTTCAGGACTCAGGTGTTCTCCTCCAGGCGGACCTCTCTGTCTGACGCTCATCGTTTCTGTCAGGACGGCTGCAGCCTCGACACCTGCTGCCAGGGTTTCATCCTCAGTCAGAACAGCCTGAATGGAG GCTCTCTGTTCTGTGGTTGGCTGAGTGCTCCGCCCGTCCTGATGTGTGGTGACCAGGACTGGGATGTGATTGGGCAAGGGACAGCCAAGCGTGTGTGTGGGGCGGGGCTAGTATAcaacaagcagcagaaaaacttGACGTTGGACTTTGGAGGACAGAAATTCACCatga CGGATTCTGCTCTTCCTGCCGACAGTAAGGACAAGAAGGACTACCAGGCTTCCATCGTCAGCTTTCAAGCCATCTACCTGAGCACCG ATGCAGACTCAACAGTTAGTCCTGGTTCTCCttcctgtgcagcagcagcGTTCAGTCCTCTTTTGGATG gcTCAGTGCAGCAGAGATTTGAGACTCTGTCAGATGACGAAGTCCTCGTGGATCCAAAGAGAGAGCTctccactctttctttcttgctcaACAAGAAGAACTTTGACTCCCAGCAGGCATTGCTGTGGTGTCTCACAC gATGTGATGAGGAGCTGCAGTGCTCACTGTCTGATCTCAGAGATGCTGATTCGGCTGgattcttcagctgctccttgTTTCCCAACACCAGAGTCTGCGGCAGTTACGACAAACCACTGAGACGCAGTTGCCGCCCCCTGCTGGACAGAGAGCCCAACAACACATACAGCAAGAGGG TGAACCTGTCTGGACCAGTGAGGAGCTTCTACCAGAGAGTCCCCTTCCAGAAAATGGTGTCTTACTCTGTTCGCAGTAGAGtcatggtgggggggggcacgCCGCTGACGAAGGG GTTCATGGAGTGTGAGCGGCGGTGTGATGAGGATCCTTGTTGTCGTGGTATTGGCTTTGTCCGAGACACCAAATCAGCAG GTGAGTCAGACATAGTGTGTCTGTCCCTGATCAGTCTCGGGATTCAGACTTGCAATGAAGACAACACAACGACCTGGAGCACTCAGGACTGTCGACCATCTGCAGTGAAGACCCGACCACACCCCTTTGGGTGGTACCAGAAACCGG TGTCTCTGGACAAGTGGCATCTCCTCTCTGACTCTGCAGTCCTGGTCGACCCATCTGTCTCTACGTATGATGTCATCCACGTAAGCCGTGACATCAGCAACGACCGGGAAAAGACCAGGGACTGGTGTCTCCATG CCTGCCAGGAGGAGGAGTCTTGTGTGGCCACGTCACTCAGTGAGGTGGAGTCCGCCACTCGCTGCATCCTCTACCCTGACACCACAGTTTGTGGGCTAAGCTCCGCCCTCACCTCCTCCGAACCAACCACTTCCTGCAGACTGGTCATCAGAGAGCCCGCCCCTCAGGTGTACCTAAGAACAGGTGAATTGATCGAA GTTACAACTGTCTCCATCCCGGGTCATGGCAACTTGCAGGGCGTTGCTGTGGAAACGGCACAGGGCTTCAACCGGAGGACAGTTATTCAGTTTCTTGGAGTACCATATGCCCGTCCACCAATAGGATCGCTCCGTTTCAAAGACGCTCAGCTACCTGATTGGACAGGAACTTGGGACGCCACCAAACTACG gcccagttgTGTGCAGCCAGGTGATGTTGCATCCTCCTCCAGTGAGGACTGTCTGTACCTGAATGTCTTCGTTCCAGCTGCTCGG aggggGCGTGTCCCAGTCCTGGTCTTCTTCATCAAcccatcagccaatcagagcacagAACTGCTGGATGGCTCCACCCTTGCTGCTTTGGGCAATATCATCGTAGTGACGGCAAACTACCGAACTGCTGCACTGGGATTTCTGAGCACAG GTGAGCATGGTCTCCATGGTAACTACGGGCTGTCGGACCAGGAAGCGGTGCTTCACTGGGTTAATGCCCACATCTCCCTGATGGGTGGAGACAACACAAGACTGACGGTGGGGGCGGAGCGTCGTGGAGCTGACATCACGAGCCTCcacctcttctcctcttcttctctgtttcaGAGGATGATACTGATG ggcGGTTCAGTCTTTTCTCCGTCACTGGTTCAGACTCCTGATGCATCCACACGTCTGGCGCTCGATCTGGCCAAAGAGCTTGGttgtgtgacctctgaccttgctGCCTGCCTCAGAGCGGTGCCTGTTGAGAAGCTCAATGCCGCTCAAACCAAG ctgttggcAGTCAGCGGCCCGTTCAGGTCCTGGTCTCCGGTCCGTCAACCGCTTGCCCGGTCATCTGTCCACAGAGTCGATCTGCTGCTGGGAACATCAGAGCACGACGGGCTGATCAGCCGCGCTCGCAGGATAAAG GACTTCGAGGCCCTTCAGGGGCGGGCCGATGGTAAAACAGCGTTCTATGAGGCGCTGAGTCGCTCTCTGGGTGGCGAGACAGGAAATGAGCTGCTGAAGGAGGCTGCGACCTGGTTCTACTCTCTGGACCACAGTCCCACTCCTGCCGGGTACAACTTGTTCTCCAGGGCACTCGCCAACGCCACCAG GGACCTGTTCATCATCTGTCCTGCTCTGCGGATGGCTAGCCACTGGGCTAACAGCAATGCAAACGTCTTCCTGTAtcaccagccaatcagcagcagccacGACAG ggCTGATGTGTCTGTTCCTCTGGACGTTCAGCTGGTCTTTGGGACTCCTCATCTTCCAATCAGCTCTCAGCGTTTCACTTCCTCTGATCGCCGCCTGTCTCTGGCAATGATGACGTACGTCTCCAGCTTCATCAGGACGGG GAACCCAAATCCATCCCGAGTGTGGGCGCAGTCACTTCTGCCCCACTGGAAACCAGTCCAGTCATCGGAGGCCACGCCCACTTACCTGCAGTTAAGCCCCACCCTCGTCCATCGGCAGGGGCTGAGTCAGAGATCCTGCTCATTCTGGAGTCAACTAGGACCCATACTGATCAGTCTGACAG gtGAGTCGGGGGCAGAGCCCGTCCAACCTGCAGTGGCTGCACcatccagccaatcacagatTGAGAAGGATGCCTACAGTTAA
- the nudt17 gene encoding m7GpppN-mRNA hydrolase NUDT17, with protein MDKVRRVLVHICRETAAPQRAPFVQSITGHFSVGGEDEVQVNCCLDKNRFILSGGDEGPAVPLKRPAFCPMKHLSVTEAAAIPLDIQQRGVDVGVAILLQTANQRVLLTRRAKELHIFPNVWVPPGGHLEPDETLLDAGLRELQEETGLKLEAEEVCPKILGLWESVYPPMLSRGHPQRHHIVVYMLLSSSLSHLQLQCCLRPSPAEVSACLWADRPLVRAIVSAKDGEDRELQLDQLPSSISVSQVSSDGALSDCCLPLKVLVSRAPASGPDVQRVSTGTKFALELWLRTLGPSDPNNLTL; from the exons ATGGACAAAGTCCGGAGGGTCCTGGTCCACATCTGCAGGGAGACAGCGGCTCCGCAGAGAGCTCCGTTTGTCCAG AGTATAACGGGTCACTTCAGCGTCGGCGGTGAAGATGAGGTGCAGGTGAACTGCTGTCTGGACAAAAACCGGTTCATCCTGTCTGGAGGAGACGAAGGACCTGCTGTCCCTCTGAag AGGCCCGCCTTCTGTCCCATGAAGCACCTGTCAgtcacagaggcagcagcaaTCCCACTGGACATTCAGCAGCGAGGGGTGGATGTGGGTGTGGCCATACTGCtgcagacagccaatcagagagtgcTGCTGACGCGACGGGCAAAGGAGCTTCACATATTCCCAAACGTCTGGGTCCCTCCag GCGGACACTTGGAGCCTGATGAAACG ctGCTGGATGCTGGCCTCAGGGAGCTACAGGAGGAAACTGGACTGAAACTGGAAGCAGAGGAAGTCTGCCCTAAAATACTGGGACTGTGGGAG TCAGTGTATCCCCCCATGCTGTCCAGAGGACATCCTCAGAGACATCACATCGTGGTCTACATGCTGCTGAGCTCCTCCCTGTCTCACCTGCAACTGCAG TGCTGTCTCCGTCCGTCTCCAGCAGAGGTCAGCGCCTGTCTGTGGGCCGACAGGCCGCTGGTCCGAGCCATCGTGTCTGCCAAGGACGGGGAGGACAGAGAGCTCCAACTGGACCAACTGCCCTCCAGCATCAG TGTGTCTCAGGTGTCTTCAGACGGAGCTCTCAGCGACTGTTGTCTGCCGCTGAAGGTGTTGGTCAGTCGTGCACCAGCCAGCGGTCCTGATGTGCAGCGGGTCAGCACAGGGACCAAGTTCGCTCTGGAGCTATGGCTCAGGACTTTGGGGCCATCTGACCCCAACAACCTAACCCTCTAG
- the LOC115044399 gene encoding mucin-1-like isoform X1: MDTLLALWISLSFIISVSSMTTTPLATSSPDVSTRLVSMTPDHTTVAADRETRTTSDRTATYGASTGQTPSVAMEGTISVSANTPEAHINTTAATLRPQSTTTAADNNNNITTATHSVAMSTQNMTTAADNNNMTTMSHLTMTTSSPNRTHSTTNFTITTTTNTANTEHNITSHNSVTPIKTTVTPSTETIATRTETSTAGSPVPISPAAEGVPGWGIALLVLAALVLLLLLLLLVALMVWCCCCRGGSKGFSPYDQLTHRDDIPLYTTHSRFDNGGPYEDLEKTTKNRTGKYTVNQ; the protein is encoded by the exons ATGGACACGCTGCTCGCTCTCTGGATCTCCCTCAGCTTCATCATCTCAG TGTCTTCTATGACAACCACACCGCTGGCGACCAGCAGTCCAGATGTTTCTACACGCCTTGTATCCATGACACCTGACCACACTACTGTAGCTGCCGACAGAGAGACCAGAACCACCAGTGACCGCACGGCCACATATGGAGCCTCCACAGGACAGACACCCAGCGTAGCCATGGAAGGAACCATCTCAGTGTCTGCAAATACACCTGAGGCGCACATCAACACCACAGCAGCAACACTTAGACCCCAGAGCACGACAACAGCcgcagacaacaacaacaacataacgACAGCCACACACAGCGTGGCAATGAGCACGCAGAACATGACGACAgctgcagacaacaacaacatgacaacaaTGTCCCATCTTACCATGACAACCAGCTCTCCAAACAGGACACACTCCACCACAAACTTTACCATTACCACGACGACGAACACTGCAAACACCGAACACAACATCACCTCACACAACAGCGTCACTCCCATCAAAACCACTGTGACACCATCCACTGAAACCATAGCAACAAGGACTGAGACGTCAACAGCTGGGTCACCTGTTCCCATTTCGCCTGCAGCCGAGGGGGTACCAGGCTGGGGGATCGCTCTGCTGGTCCTGGCAGCTCTGGTtcttctgttgttgctgctgctgctggtcgcACTG ATggtgtggtgctgctgctgtaggGGGGGCTCCAAGGGCTTCAGTCCCTACGACCAGCTGACCCACAGAGACGACATCCCTCTATACACCACCCACAGCCGCTTCGACAACGGGGGACCGTAC GAAGACCTGGAAAAGACGACAAAGAACCGAACAGGGAAGTACACAGTGAACCAATAA